From the genome of Mycobacterium dioxanotrophicus, one region includes:
- the lepB gene encoding signal peptidase I: MDAVTGPADSADSSSEDIVNPDSETSKPDTGAASEDATEEAPKRKRSSLREGAILVTIAIVLYYVMLTFVARPYLIPSESMEPTLHGCSGCVGDRIMVDKVTYRFTKPSPGDVVVFKGPPSWNIGYKSIRSDNTAVRWVQNALSFIGFVPPDENDLVKRVIAVGGQTVECRADTGLTVDGKRLNEPYLDPATMNADPQIYPCLGNEFGPVTVPQDRLWVMGDNRTHSADSRIHCTNVPADVQRGVHCTGDPMAGTVPVDNVIGKARFIAWPPGRWGGVSSVNPQTDS; this comes from the coding sequence GTGGACGCCGTGACCGGACCCGCCGACTCTGCCGACTCGTCATCGGAAGACATCGTCAACCCCGATTCCGAGACGTCCAAGCCGGATACCGGCGCCGCCTCTGAAGACGCCACCGAAGAAGCGCCCAAACGCAAGCGTTCGTCGCTGCGTGAGGGCGCCATTCTGGTGACCATCGCGATCGTCCTGTACTACGTGATGCTCACGTTCGTCGCGCGGCCCTATCTGATCCCGTCGGAGTCGATGGAGCCCACGCTGCACGGCTGCAGCGGCTGCGTCGGCGACCGGATCATGGTCGACAAGGTGACCTACCGGTTCACCAAGCCAAGCCCGGGCGACGTGGTGGTGTTCAAGGGTCCGCCGTCGTGGAACATCGGGTACAAGTCGATCCGCTCGGACAACACCGCGGTGCGGTGGGTGCAGAACGCGCTGTCGTTCATCGGCTTCGTCCCGCCCGACGAGAACGATCTCGTCAAACGCGTGATCGCGGTTGGCGGTCAGACGGTCGAATGCCGTGCCGACACCGGGTTGACGGTCGACGGCAAACGACTCAACGAGCCGTACCTGGATCCCGCCACGATGAATGCCGACCCACAGATCTACCCGTGCCTCGGCAACGAGTTCGGGCCCGTCACCGTGCCGCAGGACCGGCTCTGGGTGATGGGCGACAACCGCACCCATTCGGCCGATTCCCGGATCCACTGCACCAATGTGCCCGCCGACGTGCAGCGCGGTGTGCACTGCACCGGGGACCCGATGGCAGGCACCGTACCGGTGGACAATGTGATCGGTAAGGCGCGATTCATCGCCTGGCCGCCGGGCCGCTGGGGCGGCGTCAGCAGCGTGAATCCGCAGACCGACTCATAG
- a CDS encoding serine hydrolase has protein sequence MQRRPSRMMTVTAAGVIGMITIAGCEARVYGTPPPVPNAPQYTVVVPQGTAAPLPDAPADEPAATFDGLQSRASLATSTASKAGADITVLVLDRSTGQLVSNGNSTPIPIASVAKLFIADDLLLQEAKGQTTVTADDRQALDIMLRSSDDGAAEDFWNRNGGSAIITRVTARYGLKSTSTPYDGHWWNTMSTADDLARYYDLLMNGGGGLPQEQANIILANLAQSTANGIDGYPQRFGIPDGLYAEPVAVKQGWMCCWNGGNWMHLSTGVIGADRRFVMVIGSMQPTDDATARKTITDAVKTMFPGGRI, from the coding sequence ATGCAACGGCGGCCGTCAAGGATGATGACCGTGACAGCAGCCGGCGTGATCGGGATGATCACCATCGCCGGCTGCGAAGCCAGGGTGTACGGAACACCGCCGCCGGTCCCCAATGCTCCGCAGTACACCGTGGTCGTGCCGCAGGGCACCGCCGCGCCGCTGCCTGACGCGCCCGCCGACGAGCCCGCAGCAACCTTCGACGGGCTGCAGAGCCGGGCCAGCCTGGCGACCTCGACCGCATCGAAGGCCGGGGCCGACATCACGGTGCTGGTGCTGGATCGCAGCACCGGCCAGCTGGTGTCGAACGGGAACTCGACGCCGATCCCCATCGCATCGGTGGCCAAGCTGTTCATCGCCGATGATCTGCTGCTGCAGGAGGCCAAGGGCCAGACCACGGTCACGGCCGACGACCGTCAGGCGCTCGACATCATGTTGCGGTCCTCCGATGACGGCGCCGCCGAGGACTTCTGGAACCGCAACGGCGGCAGCGCGATCATCACCCGGGTGACGGCACGCTACGGTCTGAAGTCCACCTCGACGCCCTACGACGGGCACTGGTGGAACACCATGAGCACCGCCGACGATCTGGCGCGTTACTACGACCTGCTGATGAACGGCGGCGGCGGGCTGCCCCAGGAGCAGGCGAACATCATCCTGGCCAACCTCGCCCAGTCCACCGCGAACGGAATCGACGGCTACCCACAACGTTTCGGCATCCCCGACGGGCTGTACGCCGAGCCGGTCGCGGTCAAGCAGGGCTGGATGTGCTGCTGGAACGGCGGCAACTGGATGCATCTGTCCACCGGGGTGATCGGCGCCGACCGTCGTTTCGTCATGGTCATCGGCTCGATGCAACCCACCGACGACGCCACTGCCCGCAAGACCATCACCGATGCGGTCAAGACGATGTTCCCCGGCGGGCGGATCTGA
- a CDS encoding nuclear transport factor 2 family protein, whose amino-acid sequence MLSLAEISDRLEIQQLLIDYSSAIDRRRFDDLDHVFTPDAYIDYRAMGGIDGHFPEVKRWLAEVLPNFPAYAHMLGNFDVRITGDTASSRTICFNPMVLPGAAQAESPAPPTAQVLFCGLWYEDEFVRTTDGWRMSRRVETKCFDKVV is encoded by the coding sequence ATGTTGAGCCTGGCTGAGATTTCGGACCGACTGGAGATTCAGCAACTGTTGATCGACTATTCGTCGGCGATCGACCGCCGGCGGTTCGACGACCTCGACCACGTCTTCACGCCGGACGCCTACATCGACTACCGGGCCATGGGTGGCATCGACGGGCACTTCCCGGAGGTCAAGCGGTGGCTGGCGGAGGTATTGCCGAACTTCCCGGCATACGCCCACATGCTCGGCAACTTCGACGTGCGCATCACCGGTGACACGGCGTCCTCGCGCACCATCTGTTTCAATCCGATGGTGCTGCCCGGTGCGGCACAAGCCGAATCTCCGGCACCGCCGACAGCGCAGGTGCTGTTCTGCGGTCTGTGGTACGAAGACGAGTTCGTGCGCACCACCGACGGCTGGCGGATGAGCCGGCGCGTCGAGACCAAGTGCTTCGACAAGGTCGTCTGA
- the rimM gene encoding ribosome maturation factor RimM (Essential for efficient processing of 16S rRNA) — MDLVVGRVVKAHGITGEVVVEVRTDDPDARFSPGVTLRGRAKGGAERPFTVESVREHGGRLLVRLAGVADRNAADELRGTIFVVDAAELPAIDDPDEFYDHELEGLRMVCADGTPVGKVSEVLHTAAGELLAVKADADGREVLVPFVSAIVTSVSREDATIVIDPPDGLLDLA; from the coding sequence ATGGATCTGGTTGTCGGACGGGTCGTCAAGGCGCACGGGATCACCGGCGAGGTCGTCGTCGAGGTGCGCACTGATGACCCGGACGCCCGCTTCAGCCCTGGTGTCACACTGCGGGGCCGGGCCAAGGGCGGTGCCGAACGTCCCTTCACGGTCGAGTCGGTGCGCGAGCACGGCGGTCGACTGCTCGTTCGGCTGGCCGGCGTCGCCGACCGCAACGCCGCAGATGAACTGCGCGGCACCATCTTCGTGGTCGACGCCGCCGAGCTGCCCGCCATCGACGATCCCGACGAGTTCTACGACCATGAGCTCGAAGGGCTGCGGATGGTGTGCGCCGACGGCACGCCCGTCGGCAAGGTCTCGGAGGTGCTGCACACCGCGGCGGGGGAGTTGCTCGCGGTGAAGGCCGACGCCGACGGGCGCGAGGTGCTGGTGCCGTTCGTCAGCGCCATCGTCACCTCGGTCTCCCGGGAGGACGCGACGATCGTCATCGACCCGCCCGACGGCCTGCTCGACTTGGCCTGA
- a CDS encoding RNA-binding protein yields the protein MSSVVVDAVEHLVRGIVDNPDDVRVDMVTSRRGRTVEVHVHPDDLGKVIGRGGRTATALRTLVAGIGGRGIRVDVVDTDQ from the coding sequence GTGAGTTCTGTCGTGGTCGACGCCGTCGAGCACCTGGTGCGCGGCATCGTGGACAACCCCGACGACGTGCGGGTCGACATGGTGACCAGCCGCCGCGGACGCACCGTCGAGGTGCACGTCCATCCGGACGACCTGGGTAAGGTCATCGGCCGCGGTGGCCGTACGGCCACCGCGCTGCGCACCCTGGTCGCCGGCATCGGTGGGCGCGGGATCCGCGTCGACGTGGTGGACACCGACCAGTAG
- a CDS encoding ribonuclease HII produces MKMSWPPRTVIRKASGLRTLESALYRNGLGPVAGVDEVGRGACAGPLVVAACVLGPNRLESLADLDDSKKLGEKERERLFPLIRRYALAYHVVLIPSTEVDRRGVHVANIEGMRRAVAGLSVRPGYVLSDGFRVPGLAVPSLPVIGGDAAAACIAAASVLAKVSRDRLMVEMEREHPGYGFAEHKGYSTPAHTAAMAKLGPCAQHRYSYVNVRRAAETVGMRPVLQLRDRCDVMGSGGE; encoded by the coding sequence GTGAAGATGTCGTGGCCGCCTCGAACGGTGATCCGGAAGGCCTCCGGCCTTCGGACCCTGGAGTCCGCGCTGTACCGCAACGGGCTCGGCCCTGTCGCCGGTGTCGATGAGGTGGGCCGGGGAGCGTGCGCGGGGCCGCTGGTCGTGGCGGCATGTGTGCTCGGCCCGAACCGGTTGGAGAGCCTGGCCGACCTCGATGATTCCAAGAAGCTCGGGGAGAAGGAACGCGAACGGCTGTTCCCGCTGATCCGTCGCTATGCGCTGGCCTATCACGTGGTGTTGATCCCGTCGACCGAGGTGGATCGCCGCGGCGTCCATGTGGCCAACATCGAGGGCATGCGCCGCGCGGTGGCCGGGTTGTCGGTGCGGCCTGGTTACGTGTTGTCCGACGGATTCCGGGTACCCGGTCTTGCCGTGCCGTCCCTTCCGGTGATCGGTGGTGATGCTGCTGCAGCGTGTATAGCGGCGGCCAGTGTGCTGGCCAAGGTCAGCCGCGACCGGTTGATGGTGGAGATGGAACGCGAGCACCCGGGCTACGGGTTCGCCGAGCACAAGGGTTACAGCACGCCGGCGCACACCGCGGCGATGGCGAAGCTGGGGCCGTGCGCGCAGCACCGCTACTCGTATGTGAACGTGCGGCGGGCCGCGGAGACTGTCGGAATGCGGCCAGTCCTGCAGTTGCGGGATCGGTGCGACGTGATGGGCTCAGGTGGGGAATGA
- a CDS encoding DUF2469 domain-containing protein, giving the protein MSAEDLEKYETEMELSLYREYKDIVGQFSYVVETERRFYLANSVELVPRNADGEVYFELRLADAWVWDMYRPARFVKQVRVITFKDVNIEEVEKPELRLPE; this is encoded by the coding sequence ATGAGTGCCGAAGATCTCGAGAAGTACGAAACCGAGATGGAGCTCTCGCTGTACCGCGAATACAAGGACATCGTCGGGCAGTTCAGCTACGTCGTGGAGACCGAGCGGCGGTTCTACCTGGCCAACAGTGTCGAGCTGGTGCCGCGCAACGCCGACGGTGAGGTGTACTTCGAATTGCGGTTGGCTGACGCGTGGGTGTGGGACATGTACCGGCCGGCGCGGTTCGTCAAGCAGGTGCGGGTCATCACCTTCAAGGACGTGAACATCGAAGAGGTCGAGAAGCCCGAGCTGCGGCTGCCGGAGTAA
- the trmD gene encoding tRNA (guanosine(37)-N1)-methyltransferase TrmD: MRIDVVTIFPAYLDPIRQSLPGKAIDAGIVTLAVHDLRAWTHDVHRSVDDSPYGGGPGMVMKAPVWGQALDEICTEDTLLVVPTPAGRLFNQATAERWSTERHLVFACGRYEGIDQRVADDAARRMRVEEVSIGDYVLTGGESAALVMIEAVVRLMPEVLGNPASHQQDSHSDGLLEGPSYTRPPSWRDLDVPAVLLSGDHAKVAAWRREQALQRTRERRPDLLD; the protein is encoded by the coding sequence GTGCGCATTGACGTCGTCACCATCTTTCCGGCATACCTGGATCCGATCCGGCAGTCGTTGCCGGGCAAGGCCATCGACGCCGGCATCGTCACGCTGGCCGTGCACGATCTGCGGGCGTGGACCCACGACGTGCACCGGTCGGTCGACGATTCCCCGTACGGCGGGGGCCCGGGCATGGTCATGAAAGCCCCGGTCTGGGGACAGGCACTCGACGAAATATGCACTGAGGACACGCTTCTGGTGGTCCCCACCCCGGCGGGCCGGCTGTTCAACCAGGCGACGGCCGAGCGGTGGAGCACCGAACGGCACCTGGTGTTCGCGTGTGGCCGATATGAGGGCATCGATCAGCGGGTGGCCGACGACGCGGCCCGGCGCATGCGGGTCGAAGAGGTGTCGATCGGCGATTACGTGCTCACCGGCGGCGAGTCGGCAGCGCTGGTGATGATCGAGGCGGTGGTCCGCCTGATGCCCGAGGTGCTGGGCAATCCTGCTTCACACCAACAGGATTCGCATTCAGACGGGCTGCTCGAAGGGCCCAGTTACACCCGTCCACCGAGCTGGCGGGATCTGGACGTGCCCGCTGTGCTGCTGTCGGGCGATCATGCCAAGGTGGCCGCCTGGCGCCGGGAACAGGCGTTGCAGCGCACCCGGGAACGTCGCCCGGATCTGCTCGACTGA
- a CDS encoding dienelactone hydrolase family protein, with protein MTTISLDTPDGPIDALLDTPEGDGPWPGVVVVHDAIGYAPDNELVSERIAAAGYLALTPNLYARGGRARCVTRVMRDLLSQRGRALDDILAARDHLKSLPECTGTVGIAGFCMGGQFALVMGPKGFAASAPFYGTPLPRRLDEILDASCPIVASFGRRDPLGIGAPARLRKIVDTKNITSDIKVYPDAGHSFANLLPAQPLLRVTGFGYNEAATADAWTRVFAFFGEHLHAAAQ; from the coding sequence GTGACGACGATCAGTCTCGACACCCCCGACGGCCCCATCGACGCGCTGCTGGACACGCCGGAAGGCGACGGGCCATGGCCGGGTGTGGTGGTGGTTCACGATGCCATCGGCTACGCGCCTGACAACGAGTTGGTGTCCGAGCGGATCGCCGCAGCCGGCTACCTCGCGCTCACGCCGAACCTGTACGCCCGCGGCGGCCGGGCCCGGTGTGTCACGCGGGTGATGCGTGACCTGTTGAGCCAACGCGGTCGCGCGCTCGATGACATCCTGGCTGCCCGCGACCATCTGAAGTCCCTGCCGGAGTGCACCGGCACCGTCGGCATCGCCGGCTTCTGCATGGGCGGGCAATTCGCACTTGTCATGGGCCCCAAGGGTTTCGCCGCGTCGGCGCCGTTCTACGGCACTCCCCTGCCACGGCGGCTCGACGAGATCCTCGACGCGTCGTGCCCCATCGTCGCCAGCTTCGGGCGCCGCGACCCGCTCGGCATCGGCGCCCCGGCGCGGCTGCGCAAGATCGTCGACACGAAGAACATCACATCCGACATCAAGGTCTACCCCGACGCCGGTCACAGCTTCGCCAACCTGCTACCCGCCCAACCACTGCTGCGGGTCACCGGGTTCGGCTACAACGAAGCCGCCACCGCCGACGCCTGGACCCGGGTCTTCGCGTTCTTCGGCGAGCACCTGCACGCCGCTGCGCAGTGA
- the rplS gene encoding 50S ribosomal protein L19 has product MNTLDFVDQASLRDDIPTFSPGDTVNVHVKVIEGSKERIQVFKGVVIRRQGGGIRETFTVRKESYGVGVERTFPVHSPNIDHIDVVTRGDVRRAKLYYLRELRGKKAKIKEKR; this is encoded by the coding sequence ATGAACACGCTGGACTTCGTCGATCAGGCGTCGCTGCGCGACGACATCCCGACCTTCAGCCCCGGCGACACCGTCAACGTGCACGTGAAGGTCATCGAGGGCTCCAAGGAGCGCATCCAGGTCTTCAAGGGTGTCGTGATCCGTCGCCAGGGCGGCGGCATCCGCGAGACCTTCACCGTGCGTAAGGAAAGCTACGGCGTCGGCGTCGAGCGGACCTTCCCGGTGCATTCGCCCAACATCGATCACATCGATGTCGTGACCCGCGGTGACGTGCGTCGCGCCAAGCTGTACTACCTGCGCGAGCTGCGCGGCAAGAAGGCGAAGATCAAGGAAAAGCGCTGA
- the rpsP gene encoding 30S ribosomal protein S16 has translation MAVKIKLTRLGKIRNPQYRIIVADARNRRDGRAIEVIGRYHPKEEPSLIEIDSERAQYWLGVGAQPTEPVAALLKITGDWQKFKGLPGAEGTLKVKEPKPSKLDLFNAALAEAESGTTAQAVTLKKKKSKKDEAAEAPADSAADEAATDAASES, from the coding sequence GTGGCTGTCAAGATCAAGCTGACCCGGCTTGGCAAGATCCGCAACCCCCAGTACCGCATCATCGTCGCCGACGCGCGCAACCGCCGCGACGGCCGCGCCATCGAGGTCATCGGCCGGTACCACCCCAAGGAAGAGCCGAGCCTGATCGAGATCGATTCGGAGCGCGCGCAGTACTGGCTGGGTGTCGGCGCTCAGCCCACCGAGCCGGTCGCGGCTCTGCTGAAGATCACCGGTGATTGGCAGAAGTTCAAGGGCCTGCCGGGCGCCGAGGGCACGCTGAAGGTCAAGGAGCCCAAGCCTTCCAAGCTGGACCTGTTCAACGCCGCGCTCGCCGAGGCGGAGAGCGGCACCACCGCTCAGGCCGTGACGCTCAAGAAGAAGAAGTCCAAGAAGGACGAAGCCGCCGAGGCTCCGGCCGATTCCGCGGCCGACGAGGCTGCGACTGACGCCGCCAGCGAGAGCTGA